From the genome of Streptococcus lutetiensis, one region includes:
- the fusA gene encoding elongation factor G, protein MAREFSLEKTRNIGIMAHVDAGKTTTTERILYYTGKIHKIGETHEGASQMDWMEQEQERGITITSAATTAQWKDYRVNIIDTPGHVDFTIEVQRSLRVLDGAVTVLDSQSGVEPQTETVWRQATEYGVPRIVFSNKMDKIGADFLYSVSTLHDRLQANAHPIQLPIGSEDSFRGIIDLVRMKAEIYTNDLGTDILEEDIPAEYVDQANEYREKLIEAVAETDEELMMKYLEGEEITEAELKAAIRKATINVEFFPVLCGSAFKNKGVQMMLDAVIDYLPSPLDIPAIKGVNPDTDEEEERPASDDEPFAALAFKIMTDPFVGRLTFFRVYSGVLNSGSYVLNTSKGKRERIGRILQMHANHRNEIETVYAGDIAAAVGLKDTTTGDSLTDEKAKVILESIDVPEPVIQLMVEPKSKADQDKMGIALQKLAEEDPTFRVETNVETGETVISGMGELHLDVLVDRMKREFKVEANVGAPQVSYRETFRQATQARGFFKRQSGGKGQFGDVWIEFTPNEEGKGFEFENAIVGGVVPREFIPAVEKGLQESMANGVLAGYPMVDVKAKLYDGSYHDVDSSETAFKIAASLALKEAAKTAHPVILEPMMLVTITAPEENLGDVMGHVTARRGRVDGMEAHGNSQIVRAFVPLAEMFGYATVLRSATQGRGTFMMVFDHYEDVPKSVQEEIIKKNSGE, encoded by the coding sequence ATGGCTCGCGAATTTTCACTTGAAAAAACTCGTAACATCGGTATCATGGCTCACGTCGATGCTGGTAAAACAACAACAACTGAGCGTATTCTTTACTATACTGGTAAAATCCATAAAATCGGTGAAACACACGAAGGTGCTTCACAAATGGACTGGATGGAACAAGAGCAAGAACGTGGTATCACAATCACTTCTGCCGCTACAACTGCACAATGGAAAGACTACCGCGTAAACATCATCGACACGCCAGGGCACGTGGACTTCACAATCGAAGTACAACGTTCACTTCGTGTTCTTGATGGTGCGGTTACAGTTCTTGACTCACAATCAGGTGTAGAACCTCAAACAGAAACAGTTTGGCGTCAAGCTACTGAATACGGTGTTCCTCGTATCGTATTCTCAAACAAAATGGACAAAATCGGTGCTGACTTCCTTTACTCAGTAAGCACACTTCACGATCGTCTTCAAGCTAACGCTCACCCAATTCAATTGCCAATCGGTTCTGAAGATAGCTTCCGTGGTATCATTGACTTGGTTCGTATGAAAGCTGAAATCTACACTAACGACCTTGGTACAGATATTCTTGAAGAAGACATCCCAGCTGAATACGTAGATCAAGCTAACGAATACCGTGAAAAATTGATCGAAGCAGTTGCTGAAACTGATGAAGAATTGATGATGAAATACCTTGAAGGTGAAGAAATCACTGAAGCTGAATTGAAAGCTGCTATCCGTAAAGCAACTATCAATGTTGAATTCTTCCCAGTCCTTTGTGGTTCTGCCTTCAAAAATAAAGGTGTTCAAATGATGCTTGATGCGGTTATCGACTACCTTCCAAGCCCACTTGACATCCCTGCAATCAAAGGTGTTAACCCAGATACAGATGAAGAAGAAGAACGTCCAGCTTCAGATGACGAACCATTTGCAGCCCTTGCGTTCAAGATCATGACTGACCCATTCGTAGGTCGTTTGACATTCTTCCGTGTTTACTCAGGTGTATTGAACAGCGGTTCTTACGTTCTTAACACATCTAAAGGTAAACGTGAACGTATCGGACGTATCCTTCAAATGCACGCTAACCACCGTAACGAAATCGAAACAGTTTACGCTGGTGATATCGCCGCTGCTGTTGGCTTGAAAGATACTACAACTGGTGACTCATTGACTGATGAAAAAGCTAAAGTTATTCTTGAATCAATCGATGTTCCAGAACCAGTTATCCAATTGATGGTTGAACCTAAATCTAAAGCTGACCAAGATAAAATGGGTATCGCTCTTCAAAAACTTGCTGAAGAAGATCCAACATTCCGTGTTGAAACTAACGTTGAAACTGGTGAAACAGTTATCTCTGGTATGGGTGAACTTCACCTTGACGTCCTTGTTGACCGTATGAAACGTGAATTCAAAGTTGAAGCTAACGTAGGTGCTCCACAAGTATCATACCGTGAAACATTCCGTCAAGCTACTCAAGCACGTGGATTCTTCAAACGCCAATCTGGTGGTAAAGGTCAATTCGGTGATGTTTGGATTGAATTTACTCCAAATGAAGAAGGTAAAGGATTCGAATTCGAAAATGCTATCGTCGGTGGTGTGGTTCCTCGTGAATTCATCCCTGCAGTAGAAAAAGGTCTTCAAGAATCTATGGCTAACGGTGTTCTTGCTGGTTACCCAATGGTTGACGTTAAAGCTAAACTTTACGATGGTTCATACCACGATGTCGACTCATCTGAAACAGCCTTCAAGATCGCTGCATCACTTGCACTTAAAGAAGCTGCTAAAACTGCACACCCAGTTATTCTTGAACCAATGATGCTTGTTACAATCACAGCTCCAGAAGAAAACCTTGGTGACGTTATGGGTCACGTTACAGCGCGTCGTGGACGTGTTGATGGTATGGAAGCTCACGGTAACAGCCAAATCGTTCGTGCCTTCGTTCCACTTGCTGAAATGTTCGGTTACGCAACAGTTCTTCGTTCTGCAACTCAAGGACGTGGTACATTCATGATGGTATTTGACCACTACGAAGACGTTCCTAAATCAGTTCAAGAAGAAATCATCAAGAAAAATTCTGGTGAATAA
- a CDS encoding DUF3642 domain-containing protein, giving the protein MKKLLKLMGLLLLTIFLGACQAQNAATPSNQTAATSSSVTESSSTSTTSTPNQTTPSSSYSSSDISNAAPSTVLDGTYVLERFDEVKTLTIKDGTGQLETKEYDGEIDIDPVKINADKQIILIGDDMKTYQLDGNQLTLTEGDGDQDIYTKQ; this is encoded by the coding sequence ATGAAAAAGCTGCTTAAATTAATGGGTTTACTCTTACTAACGATTTTTTTAGGAGCTTGCCAGGCACAAAATGCTGCTACTCCTTCAAATCAAACCGCTGCAACAAGCTCATCTGTCACAGAAAGTAGTTCAACTTCAACTACTTCAACACCAAACCAAACAACTCCTAGCTCTAGTTATTCTAGCTCAGACATTTCTAATGCAGCACCGTCAACTGTTTTGGATGGTACTTATGTTTTAGAAAGATTTGATGAAGTGAAAACTTTAACCATCAAGGATGGAACTGGCCAATTAGAAACTAAGGAATACGACGGAGAAATTGATATTGATCCAGTAAAAATCAATGCTGACAAACAGATTATCCTAATCGGTGATGATATGAAAACCTATCAATTAGACGGTAATCAACTTACTTTGACTGAAGGCGATGGCGACCAAGATATCTATACGAAGCAATAA
- a CDS encoding FUSC family protein, with protein MKYLKDLLSNYKFDPSKFKLGMRTLKTGLSVFLVLLLFHLFGWEGLQIGTLTAVFSLRESLDKSVHFGFSRIVGNSVGGLLSLLFFLINQFFHNEFWVTLFFVPVFTMLGIMINVSINNKAGIIGGTSALLIITLSIPAGDTILYVFARVFETFCGVFVAILVNSDVDMVREWLKNKNEKN; from the coding sequence ATGAAGTATTTGAAAGATCTTTTATCAAATTATAAATTTGATCCGAGTAAGTTTAAGTTAGGAATGCGAACGCTGAAGACAGGTTTGTCTGTCTTCTTGGTTCTCTTATTATTTCATTTATTTGGTTGGGAAGGGCTGCAGATTGGAACGCTGACGGCTGTTTTCAGTTTACGTGAAAGTTTAGATAAAAGTGTTCACTTTGGTTTTTCACGTATTGTTGGAAATAGTGTCGGTGGTTTGCTATCTTTGCTCTTCTTTTTAATTAATCAATTTTTTCACAACGAATTTTGGGTGACTCTGTTTTTTGTTCCAGTATTTACCATGCTTGGCATTATGATTAATGTTTCGATTAATAATAAAGCAGGGATTATTGGTGGAACTTCGGCACTTTTAATTATTACGCTGTCCATTCCTGCTGGGGATACGATTTTGTATGTCTTTGCAAGGGTGTTTGAAACGTTCTGTGGAGTCTTTGTTGCCATACTCGTTAATTCTGATGTAGATATGGTTCGCGAGTGGTTGAAAAATAAAAATGAAAAAAATTGA
- a CDS encoding MerR family transcriptional regulator: MKEKELRRSMAVFPIGTVMKLTDLTARQIRYYEDQGLITPERTSGNRRMFSLNDMDRLLEIKDFLDEGLNIAAIKREYADRQDKALQKQKSLTDADVRRILQDELRNQGRFSTPSQYISNWRI; the protein is encoded by the coding sequence ATGAAAGAAAAAGAACTCAGACGTTCCATGGCGGTTTTTCCCATTGGGACAGTAATGAAATTGACCGATTTAACAGCACGTCAGATTCGTTATTATGAGGATCAAGGGTTAATAACCCCAGAACGTACTTCAGGTAACCGTCGTATGTTTTCATTGAACGATATGGATCGATTACTTGAAATTAAAGATTTCCTTGACGAGGGGCTTAATATTGCGGCTATCAAGCGTGAATACGCGGATAGACAAGATAAAGCACTTCAAAAGCAGAAGTCTTTAACTGATGCTGATGTTCGTCGAATCTTACAAGATGAACTCCGAAACCAAGGTCGTTTTTCGACCCCATCACAGTACATTAGCAATTGGCGCATCTAA
- a CDS encoding IS30 family transposase, with translation MQTYYTLKSKHLTLTERRMIKHWPQEGLSNREIARRLAKAPQTIHNEVKRGQVRQQVRKGKFEVIYSADFAQKAYQNNRKRSVKQVSLTKGLKEKITHYIEQKYSPEMMVKSKGIPVPISTIYYWIHHGHLGLTKADMLYPRQEKAKKTHASPNFKPAGKSIEERPESINKRENIGDFEIDTVIQTRAKNECLLTLTDRKSRYQIIRLIPDKSAVSVNQALKAILKDYQMNSITADNGAEFSRLAEVFDPTHIYYAHPYYSWERGTNENHNRLIRRWLPKGSKNATQQQVAFIENWINNYPKKLFNYKSPKEFLQTG, from the coding sequence ATGCAAACCTATTATACACTAAAAAGTAAACATTTAACACTAACTGAACGTAGAATGATTAAACATTGGCCTCAAGAAGGGCTCTCAAATCGTGAAATCGCTAGGAGATTAGCTAAAGCTCCTCAAACCATTCACAACGAAGTCAAACGTGGTCAGGTTAGACAACAAGTGCGTAAAGGAAAATTTGAAGTGATCTACTCAGCTGATTTTGCTCAAAAAGCCTATCAAAACAATCGCAAACGTTCTGTTAAACAAGTCTCCCTAACCAAGGGACTCAAAGAAAAGATAACTCACTACATCGAACAGAAATACTCTCCCGAGATGATGGTAAAGTCAAAAGGGATACCTGTTCCCATCTCCACCATTTACTACTGGATTCATCATGGACACTTAGGATTGACCAAGGCTGATATGCTTTATCCTCGACAAGAGAAAGCTAAGAAAACGCATGCTAGTCCCAATTTTAAGCCAGCTGGAAAGTCTATTGAGGAACGACCAGAAAGCATTAATAAGCGTGAGAATATCGGTGATTTTGAAATTGATACGGTTATTCAAACACGGGCAAAAAACGAGTGTCTGTTGACTCTAACCGATAGAAAGAGTCGTTATCAAATCATTCGACTCATTCCCGATAAGTCCGCGGTTTCAGTCAATCAAGCTCTGAAAGCAATCCTCAAGGATTATCAAATGAACTCTATCACAGCTGATAACGGGGCTGAGTTCAGTCGTTTAGCAGAAGTTTTTGACCCTACTCATATCTATTATGCCCACCCGTATTATTCTTGGGAGCGTGGTACTAATGAGAATCATAATAGACTCATCCGGCGTTGGTTACCTAAGGGAAGCAAAAATGCGACTCAACAACAAGTCGCATTTATTGAAAACTGGATTAACAATTATCCAAAGAAACTATTCAATTATAAATCTCCTAAAGAGTTTTTACAGACTGGCTAA
- the purR gene encoding pur operon repressor codes for MKLRRSERMVVISNYLINNPYKLTSLNTFAEKYEAAKSSISEDIAIIKKAFEESGIGEIETVTGASGGVIFTPGISEEEARSVIEDLRDSMSESNRILPGGYIYLSDLLSTPRILQSVGRIIANAFKGHKIDAVMTVATKGVPLANAVANILNVPFVIVRRDLKITEGSTVSVNYASGSSDRIEKMFLSKRSLKPNSRVLIVDDFLKGGGTISGMVSLLTEFDSTLVGVAVFAENAQEKRDRMNYKSLLKVSEIDVKNNHVKVELGNIFDK; via the coding sequence ATGAAATTACGACGTAGTGAACGCATGGTTGTCATCTCCAACTATTTGATTAATAACCCTTATAAGTTGACAAGTTTAAATACTTTTGCTGAAAAATACGAAGCAGCAAAATCTTCTATTTCTGAAGATATTGCCATCATTAAAAAAGCTTTTGAAGAATCTGGCATTGGTGAAATTGAAACTGTCACAGGGGCAAGTGGAGGTGTCATTTTTACACCAGGAATCTCTGAAGAAGAAGCAAGATCGGTTATTGAAGACTTACGTGATAGTATGTCAGAAAGTAATCGTATCCTTCCAGGTGGTTATATTTACTTATCAGACTTGCTAAGTACCCCACGCATTTTACAAAGTGTAGGGCGTATTATTGCTAATGCCTTTAAAGGACACAAGATTGATGCTGTTATGACAGTTGCTACAAAAGGTGTGCCATTAGCTAATGCCGTAGCTAACATCTTAAATGTACCTTTTGTTATTGTTCGCCGAGACCTTAAAATTACTGAAGGTTCTACAGTTTCTGTCAATTACGCAAGTGGATCAAGTGATCGTATTGAAAAGATGTTCTTGTCAAAACGTAGCTTGAAACCAAATAGCCGAGTGTTGATTGTTGATGACTTCCTTAAAGGTGGTGGTACAATTTCGGGTATGGTTAGCCTTTTGACAGAATTTGATAGTACATTAGTTGGTGTTGCTGTCTTTGCTGAAAACGCACAAGAAAAACGTGACCGCATGAACTACAAATCATTGCTAAAAGTTTCAGAAATTGACGTTAAAAATAATCACGTTAAAGTAGAACTTGGTAATATCTTTGACAAATAA
- the glnA gene encoding type I glutamate--ammonia ligase: MTITAADIRREVKEKNVTFLRLMFSDIAGTLKNVEIPATDEQLDKVLSNKAMFDGSSIEGFVRINESDMFLHPDLDTWTVFPWGSENGAVAGLICDIYTPEGEPFAGDPRGNLKRALRHMEKVGFKSFNLGPEPEFFLFKLDEKDEPTLEVNDRGGYFDLAPTDLADNTRREIVNVLTEMGFEVEASHHEVAIGQHEIDFKYADVLKACDNIQIFKLVVKTIARKHGLYATFMAKPKFGINGSGMHCNMSLFDYDGNNAFFDTEDPKGMQLSETAYYFLGGLMKHAYNYTAIMNPTVNSYKRLVPGYEAPVYIAWAGRNRSPLIRVPASRGMGTRLELRSVDPTANPYLALAVLLEAGLDGIENKIEAPAPVESNIYIMTQEERKEAGIRDLPSTLHNAVKALQDDEVVKAALGNHIFTNFVEAKKIEWSSYAAFVSQWEIDNYLDLY, encoded by the coding sequence ATGACTATTACAGCAGCTGACATCCGTCGCGAAGTCAAAGAAAAAAATGTTACATTTTTACGCTTGATGTTCTCAGATATCGCTGGGACATTGAAAAACGTAGAAATCCCAGCAACTGATGAGCAACTTGACAAAGTATTGTCAAACAAAGCAATGTTCGATGGATCTTCAATCGAAGGTTTTGTACGTATCAACGAATCTGATATGTTCTTGCACCCAGATCTTGATACATGGACAGTGTTCCCATGGGGTAGTGAAAATGGTGCCGTTGCAGGTTTGATCTGTGATATCTACACTCCTGAAGGTGAACCATTTGCAGGTGACCCACGTGGTAACTTGAAACGTGCGCTTCGCCACATGGAAAAAGTTGGTTTCAAATCATTTAACCTTGGTCCAGAACCGGAATTCTTTTTGTTCAAATTGGATGAAAAAGATGAACCAACTCTTGAAGTAAACGACCGTGGTGGTTACTTCGACCTTGCACCAACTGACCTTGCAGATAACACTCGTCGTGAAATCGTTAATGTTTTGACTGAAATGGGATTTGAAGTTGAAGCAAGTCACCACGAAGTTGCAATCGGTCAACACGAAATTGACTTTAAATATGCTGATGTTTTGAAAGCATGTGATAACATTCAAATTTTCAAACTTGTTGTTAAAACAATTGCTCGTAAACACGGTCTTTATGCTACATTCATGGCTAAACCTAAATTCGGTATCAACGGTTCAGGTATGCACTGTAACATGTCATTGTTTGATTACGATGGAAACAATGCTTTCTTTGATACTGAAGATCCAAAAGGTATGCAATTGTCTGAAACAGCATACTACTTCCTTGGTGGTTTGATGAAACATGCTTATAACTACACTGCAATCATGAATCCAACTGTAAACTCATACAAACGTTTGGTTCCTGGTTATGAAGCACCAGTTTACATCGCATGGGCTGGACGTAACCGTTCACCACTTATCCGCGTACCTGCATCACGTGGAATGGGTACTCGTTTGGAACTTCGTTCAGTTGACCCAACTGCTAATCCATATCTTGCTCTTGCTGTCCTTCTTGAAGCAGGTCTTGATGGTATTGAAAATAAAATTGAAGCACCAGCTCCAGTTGAATCAAATATCTACATCATGACTCAAGAAGAACGTAAAGAAGCTGGAATCCGTGATCTTCCATCAACATTGCACAATGCCGTTAAAGCATTGCAAGATGATGAAGTGGTTAAAGCTGCTCTTGGAAATCACATCTTTACAAACTTTGTGGAAGCTAAGAAAATTGAATGGTCTAGCTATGCGGCCTTTGTTTCACAATGGGAAATTGATAACTATCTAGATCTTTACTAA
- the gap gene encoding type I glyceraldehyde-3-phosphate dehydrogenase: protein MVVKVGINGFGRIGRLAFRRIQNVEGVEVARINDLTDPAMLAHLLKYDTTQGRFNGDVVVKDGGFEVNGQFVKVSAERDPEQIDWANDGVEIVLEATGFFATKAAAEKHLHEGGAKKVVITAPGGSDVKTIVFNTNHEILDGTETVISAGSCTTNCLAPMADTLNKSFGLKVGTMTTVHGYTGDQMTLDAPHRKGDFRRARAAAENIVPNSTGAAKAIGLVIPELNGKLQGHAQRVPVPTGSLTELVSVLDKKVTVEEINAAMQAAATESFGYNTDPIVSSDIVGISFGSLFDATQTEVTEAADGTQLVKTVSWYDNEMSYTSQLVRTLEYFAKIAK, encoded by the coding sequence ATGGTAGTTAAAGTTGGTATTAACGGTTTCGGTCGTATCGGTCGTCTTGCATTCCGTCGTATCCAAAACGTTGAAGGTGTTGAAGTAGCTCGTATTAACGACCTTACTGACCCAGCTATGCTTGCTCACTTGTTGAAATACGATACAACTCAAGGTCGTTTCAATGGTGATGTTGTTGTTAAAGATGGTGGTTTTGAAGTTAACGGTCAATTCGTTAAAGTTTCTGCAGAACGTGACCCAGAACAAATCGACTGGGCTAACGATGGTGTAGAAATCGTTCTTGAAGCAACTGGTTTCTTTGCAACTAAAGCTGCTGCTGAAAAACACTTGCACGAAGGTGGAGCTAAAAAAGTTGTTATCACAGCTCCTGGTGGATCAGATGTTAAAACAATTGTATTTAACACTAACCACGAAATTCTTGATGGTACTGAAACAGTTATCTCAGCTGGTTCATGTACAACAAACTGTCTTGCACCAATGGCTGATACTTTGAACAAATCATTCGGTCTTAAAGTTGGTACAATGACTACAGTTCACGGTTACACTGGTGACCAAATGACTCTTGACGCACCACACCGTAAAGGTGACTTCCGTCGCGCACGTGCTGCTGCTGAAAACATCGTTCCTAACTCAACTGGTGCTGCTAAAGCTATCGGTCTAGTTATCCCTGAATTGAACGGTAAACTTCAAGGTCATGCTCAACGTGTACCAGTTCCAACTGGATCACTTACTGAACTTGTTTCAGTTCTTGACAAAAAAGTAACTGTTGAAGAAATTAACGCTGCTATGCAAGCTGCTGCAACTGAATCATTCGGTTACAACACTGACCCAATCGTTTCAAGTGATATCGTAGGTATCTCATTCGGTTCATTGTTTGACGCAACTCAAACAGAAGTAACTGAAGCAGCTGACGGTACTCAATTGGTTAAAACTGTTTCATGGTACGACAACGAAATGTCTTACACTTCACAACTTGTTCGTACTCTTGAATACTTCGCAAAAATTGCTAAATAA
- the rpsG gene encoding 30S ribosomal protein S7, producing the protein MSRKNRAPKREVLPDPLYNSQLVTRLINRVMLDGKRGTAASIVYDAFEQIKEATGNDALEVFETAMENIMPVLEVRARRVGGSNYQVPVEVRPERRTTLGLRWLVNASRDRGEHTMRDRLAKEILDAANNTGASVKKREDTHRMAEANRAFAHFRW; encoded by the coding sequence ATGAGTCGTAAAAATAGAGCGCCAAAACGCGAAGTATTGCCAGATCCATTATACAATTCACAACTTGTAACACGTCTTATCAACCGTGTTATGCTTGATGGTAAACGTGGTACTGCTGCATCAATCGTATATGATGCATTTGAACAAATTAAAGAAGCTACTGGAAACGATGCACTTGAAGTATTCGAAACAGCTATGGAAAACATCATGCCTGTTCTTGAAGTACGTGCTCGTCGCGTCGGTGGTTCTAACTACCAAGTCCCAGTTGAAGTTCGTCCAGAACGTCGTACAACTCTTGGACTTCGTTGGTTGGTAAACGCATCACGTGATCGTGGTGAACACACTATGAGAGATCGTCTTGCAAAAGAAATCCTTGATGCTGCTAACAACACTGGTGCTTCAGTTAAAAAACGTGAAGATACACACCGTATGGCAGAAGCAAACCGTGCATTCGCACACTTCCGCTGGTAA
- the rpsL gene encoding 30S ribosomal protein S12, giving the protein MPTINQLVRKPRKSKVEKSKSPALNVGYNSHKKVQTNVSSPQKRGVATRVGTMTPKKPNSALRKFARVRLSNLIEVTAYIPGIGHNLQEHSVVLIRGGRVKDLPGVRYHIVRGALDTAGVADRKQSRSKYGAKRPKG; this is encoded by the coding sequence ATGCCTACAATCAACCAGTTGGTACGTAAACCACGTAAATCTAAAGTTGAAAAATCTAAATCACCAGCTCTTAACGTTGGTTATAACAGCCACAAAAAAGTTCAAACTAACGTATCTTCACCACAAAAACGTGGTGTTGCAACACGTGTTGGAACAATGACACCTAAAAAACCTAACTCAGCCCTTCGTAAATTCGCTCGTGTACGTTTGAGCAACCTTATCGAAGTTACTGCATACATCCCAGGTATCGGACACAACCTTCAAGAACACAGTGTTGTTCTTATTCGTGGTGGACGTGTAAAAGACCTTCCAGGGGTACGTTACCACATCGTTCGTGGTGCACTCGATACTGCAGGTGTTGCTGATCGTAAACAAAGCCGTTCTAAATACGGTGCTAAACGTCCTAAAGGATAA
- a CDS encoding phosphoglycerate kinase yields MAKLTVKDVDLKGKKVLVRVDFNVPLKDGVITNDNRISAALPTIKYIIEQGGRAILFSHLGRVKEEADKEGKSLAPVAADLAAKLGQEVVFPGVTRGAELEEAINNLKDGEVLLVENTRFEDVDGKKESKNDPELGKYWASLGDGIFVNDAFGTAHRAHASNVGISANVEKAVAGFLLENEIAYIQEAVEKPVRPFIAILGGSKVSDKIGVIENLLKKADKVLIGGGMTYTFLKAQGIEIGNSLVEEDKLDVAKELLAKADGKLILPVDSKEANAFADYTEVKDTEGAAVDAGFLGLDIGPKSIAKFDEELTGAKTVVWNGPMGVFENPDFQAGTIGVMDAIVKQPGVKSIIGGGDSAAAAINLGRADKFSWISTGGGASMELLEGKVLPGLAALTDK; encoded by the coding sequence ATGGCTAAATTGACTGTTAAAGACGTTGATTTGAAAGGCAAAAAAGTTCTTGTCCGTGTTGACTTTAACGTGCCTTTGAAAGATGGCGTTATCACTAACGACAACCGTATTTCTGCGGCTCTTCCAACAATCAAGTACATCATCGAACAAGGTGGTCGTGCAATTCTTTTCTCTCACCTTGGACGTGTTAAAGAAGAAGCTGATAAAGAAGGTAAATCTCTTGCTCCAGTAGCAGCTGATTTGGCAGCTAAACTTGGTCAAGAAGTTGTCTTCCCAGGTGTTACACGTGGTGCTGAACTTGAAGAAGCTATCAATAACCTTAAAGATGGTGAAGTTCTTCTTGTTGAAAACACTCGTTTTGAAGATGTTGACGGTAAAAAAGAATCTAAAAACGATCCAGAACTTGGTAAATATTGGGCTTCACTTGGTGACGGAATCTTCGTTAACGATGCATTTGGGACTGCACACCGTGCACACGCATCTAACGTAGGTATTTCTGCAAACGTTGAAAAAGCTGTTGCAGGTTTCCTTCTTGAAAACGAAATTGCATACATCCAAGAAGCTGTTGAAAAACCAGTTCGTCCATTTATCGCAATCCTTGGTGGTTCAAAAGTTTCAGATAAAATCGGTGTTATCGAAAACTTGTTGAAGAAAGCTGATAAAGTCCTTATCGGTGGTGGTATGACATACACATTCCTTAAAGCACAAGGTATCGAAATCGGTAACTCACTTGTTGAAGAAGATAAACTTGACGTTGCTAAAGAACTTTTGGCTAAAGCTGACGGTAAATTAATCTTGCCAGTTGACTCAAAAGAAGCTAACGCTTTTGCTGATTACACTGAAGTTAAAGATACTGAAGGTGCAGCAGTAGATGCTGGATTCCTTGGTCTTGATATCGGTCCAAAATCTATCGCTAAATTTGACGAAGAATTGACTGGTGCTAAAACAGTTGTTTGGAACGGACCTATGGGTGTGTTTGAAAACCCTGATTTCCAAGCTGGTACAATCGGTGTAATGGATGCTATTGTTAAACAACCAGGCGTTAAATCAATCATCGGTGGTGGTGACTCAGCTGCCGCAGCTATCAACCTTGGTCGTGCTGACAAATTCTCATGGATTTCTACTGGTGGTGGAGCTTCTATGGAACTTCTTGAAGGTAAAGTACTTCCAGGTCTTGCTGCATTGACTGACAAATAA
- a CDS encoding 3'-5' exoribonuclease YhaM family protein produces the protein MKISQMKKDELFEGFYLIKSAELRKTRAGKDYIAFTFQDDSGEISGNLWDAQPYNVEEYTAGKVVYMKGRREVYNGTPQVNQITLRNTREGEPNDPRDFKEKSPVDVLDVKEYLEQMMFKIENAVWQRVVRALYRKYDEEFFTYPAAKTNHHAFESGLAYHTATMVRLADAIGDVYPQLNKSLLYAGIMLHDLAKVIELTGPDNTEYTVRGNLIGHIALIDEEITKVLTELNIDDTKEDVIILRHVVLSHHGLLEYGSPVRPRVMEAEIIHMIDNIDAEMMMMTTALSRIDEGEMTNRIFAMDNRSFYKPKL, from the coding sequence ATGAAAATTAGTCAAATGAAAAAAGACGAACTCTTTGAAGGGTTCTACTTGATAAAATCTGCAGAACTTCGTAAAACAAGAGCTGGTAAAGATTACATCGCTTTTACCTTCCAAGATGATAGTGGTGAAATCTCAGGAAATCTTTGGGATGCTCAGCCTTATAACGTTGAAGAATACACTGCAGGTAAAGTTGTTTATATGAAAGGACGTCGTGAGGTTTATAATGGGACACCTCAAGTGAACCAAATTACGCTACGTAATACACGAGAAGGTGAACCAAATGACCCACGTGATTTCAAAGAAAAATCACCTGTTGATGTGCTTGATGTTAAAGAATATCTTGAACAGATGATGTTTAAAATTGAAAATGCGGTTTGGCAACGTGTGGTTCGTGCACTCTATCGCAAATATGACGAAGAATTCTTTACGTATCCAGCTGCTAAAACTAATCACCATGCTTTTGAGTCAGGCTTAGCCTATCATACAGCAACTATGGTTCGTTTGGCAGATGCGATTGGTGATGTCTATCCACAGCTTAATAAGAGTCTTCTTTACGCTGGTATTATGCTTCATGACTTGGCTAAAGTTATTGAATTGACAGGGCCAGACAATACAGAGTACACGGTTCGTGGTAATCTAATCGGTCATATTGCTTTGATTGATGAAGAAATTACAAAAGTTCTGACAGAGTTAAATATTGATGATACGAAAGAAGATGTTATTATTCTCCGTCATGTTGTTTTAAGTCACCATGGTTTACTGGAATATGGTAGTCCAGTTCGTCCACGTGTCATGGAAGCAGAAATTATTCACATGATTGATAATATCGATGCTGAAATGATGATGATGACAACAGCTTTGAGCCGTATTGATGAAGGCGAAATGACAAATCGTATCTTTGCTATGGACAACCGTTCTTTCTATAAACCAAAGCTATAA